From Electrophorus electricus isolate fEleEle1 chromosome 8, fEleEle1.pri, whole genome shotgun sequence, the proteins below share one genomic window:
- the si:dkeyp-113d7.10 gene encoding zinc finger protein 846 isoform X2 translates to MGARRRGASATRPGKEATRTRQTREQSPSNTPRVGALTAACRRTPSGLTRKGEQLLKVVMEQVLEFAVCELTRIVEDSFDDVLLELDKTEREQMELMEQIQAMAEEHGTVSAEAQELEGRPDSASSSEAATQESNRVYDRTTAKERGKEQAGDNNGDELRSPSMLHRLLTLPSQLLEGDGESADGLPNLTEPEEPCATASPAAASAVTLEQSTHPLPRGKLNNEDDEEEEEEGEDDPKALGTYTDQSSRSKGGRKVHVCKECGRKFGRVHLLKAHRQAHRETTTQCPQCGKSFSQLAKLQSHLRTHSGKTT, encoded by the exons ATGGGTGCGCGGCGAAGGGGAGCGTCAGCGACGCGTCCGGGGAAAGAGGCGACACGAACGCGGCAGACGAGGGAACAAAGCCCGAGCAACACACCCCGCGTCGGAGCACTGACTGCGGCTTGCAGACGGACTCCATCAGGCTTGACCAGAAAAGGCGAGCAGTTG CTGAAGGTCGTAATGGAGCAGGTACTGGAGTTCGCCGTGTGCGAGCTGACCAGAATAGTGGAGGACAGCTTTGACGACGTGCTTCTGGAGCTCGATAAGACGGAGCGGGAGCAGATGGAGCTGATGGAGCAGATCCAGGCTATGGCAGAGGAGCATGGCACGGTTTCTGCTGAGGCACAGGAGCTGGAAGGCAGGCCGGACTCTGCCAGCAGCTCGGAGGCGGCGACGCAGGAATCCAACAGGGTGTACGACAGGACGACAGCCAAGGAGCGGGGCAAGGAGCAGGCTGGAGACAACAACG GTGATGAGTTGAGGTCCCCATCCATGCTGCACCGGCTCCTCACACTCCCATCCCAGCTGCTGGAGGGCGACGGTGAGTCTGCGGATGGCTTGCCCAACCTCACCGAGCCAGAGGAGCCCTGCGCCACAGCCTCACCTGCTGCCGCCTCCGCCGTCACTCTCGAACAGAGCACACACCCCCTTCCCCGAGGGAAACTAAATAAcgaggatgatgaggaggaagaagaagagggggAAGATGACCCGAAGGCTCTTGGCACATATACAGACCAATCCTCCAGGAGCAAAGGTGGGAGGAAGGTTCACGTGTGCAAAGAATGTGGCAGGAAGTTTGGCCGAGTGCACCTGCTCAaggcacacagacaggcacacagagagaccacCACGCAGTGCCCACAGTGCGGGAAGAGCTTCTCCCAGCTGGCCAAGCTCCAGAGCCACCTACGGACACATTCAGGCAAAACAACataa
- the si:dkeyp-113d7.10 gene encoding zinc finger protein 846 isoform X1 has translation MNGALYISFFQGQLESALEQVVQLAVQEITKTVGASLNLMLLDAATKDQENQRLRSQLQSRGHGCAAKGSVSDASGERGDTNAADEGTKPEQHTPRRSTDCGLQTDSIRLDQKRRAVGQLKVVMEQVLEFAVCELTRIVEDSFDDVLLELDKTEREQMELMEQIQAMAEEHGTVSAEAQELEGRPDSASSSEAATQESNRVYDRTTAKERGKEQAGDNNGDELRSPSMLHRLLTLPSQLLEGDGESADGLPNLTEPEEPCATASPAAASAVTLEQSTHPLPRGKLNNEDDEEEEEEGEDDPKALGTYTDQSSRSKGGRKVHVCKECGRKFGRVHLLKAHRQAHRETTTQCPQCGKSFSQLAKLQSHLRTHSGKTT, from the exons ATGAACGGTGCTCTTTACATTTCGTTTTTCCAAGGTCAACTTGAATCTGCACTGGAACAGGTAGTGCAGCTGGCGGTTCAGGAAATAACGAAGACCGTCGGGGCCAGCTTGAATTTAATGCTGCTGGATGCGGCCACCAAAGATCAAGAGAACCAGCGGCTGAGGTCGCAGCTTCAGTCGCGGGGGCATGGGTGCGCGGCGAAGGGGAGCGTCAGCGACGCGTCCGGGGAAAGAGGCGACACGAACGCGGCAGACGAGGGAACAAAGCCCGAGCAACACACCCCGCGTCGGAGCACTGACTGCGGCTTGCAGACGGACTCCATCAGGCTTGACCAGAAAAGGCGAGCAGTTG GTCAGCTGAAGGTCGTAATGGAGCAGGTACTGGAGTTCGCCGTGTGCGAGCTGACCAGAATAGTGGAGGACAGCTTTGACGACGTGCTTCTGGAGCTCGATAAGACGGAGCGGGAGCAGATGGAGCTGATGGAGCAGATCCAGGCTATGGCAGAGGAGCATGGCACGGTTTCTGCTGAGGCACAGGAGCTGGAAGGCAGGCCGGACTCTGCCAGCAGCTCGGAGGCGGCGACGCAGGAATCCAACAGGGTGTACGACAGGACGACAGCCAAGGAGCGGGGCAAGGAGCAGGCTGGAGACAACAACG GTGATGAGTTGAGGTCCCCATCCATGCTGCACCGGCTCCTCACACTCCCATCCCAGCTGCTGGAGGGCGACGGTGAGTCTGCGGATGGCTTGCCCAACCTCACCGAGCCAGAGGAGCCCTGCGCCACAGCCTCACCTGCTGCCGCCTCCGCCGTCACTCTCGAACAGAGCACACACCCCCTTCCCCGAGGGAAACTAAATAAcgaggatgatgaggaggaagaagaagagggggAAGATGACCCGAAGGCTCTTGGCACATATACAGACCAATCCTCCAGGAGCAAAGGTGGGAGGAAGGTTCACGTGTGCAAAGAATGTGGCAGGAAGTTTGGCCGAGTGCACCTGCTCAaggcacacagacaggcacacagagagaccacCACGCAGTGCCCACAGTGCGGGAAGAGCTTCTCCCAGCTGGCCAAGCTCCAGAGCCACCTACGGACACATTCAGGCAAAACAACataa